A single region of the Salmo salar chromosome ssa16, Ssal_v3.1, whole genome shotgun sequence genome encodes:
- the LOC106594337 gene encoding solute carrier family 35 member G2, whose translation MESTHLLDGSKKRVKIHPHTVTAKYAPHTPHTHTHFPQPGDEGYDDAPSFEEFGSFLEETSDTKQLTGTRKWTGKAGALFGGKDKNKDTPPRPPMGGGEGGVEGGGKGAGGGVGEQLASFSEASVSASRLTWASVVLAGLAHGCVCVLTRLAASRFNLPPLTLLLVRSVLQLLYGTVPMKRAETAFGSKGYRRKLLLYGLTHSFSLCCAYSSLSFVSLGDDEAMLTTWRLATTVLSATLALLLLDERLGLVDLVTVATGVLGLGLVLVPNPTGLDQNNNGTGSGMPNGGTPAQQSAQFWREAFGWSLTVLAGLWMSLALVMYRSLKERVSVGTALFTVSWTGCLSTAVSMLLLQQGPVWPASLQAWCVVLGVAVCSAGGFVGVTNGLTRLHPALVSATQGLEVPVAMMLEIAVVPLVPSVCEVIGGVVVVASVGWLVTVKLLPSRGSGRKQREEYEEILDSPIK comes from the coding sequence ATGGAATCCACTCACCTCCTGGACGGCTCCAAGAAACGGGTGAAGATCCACCCTCACACCGTCACCGCCAAGTacgccccacacacaccccacacacacacacacttcccccagCCCGGAGACGAGGGGTACGATGACGCTCCCTCCTTCGAGGAATTCGGGTCCTTCCTGGAGGAGACCTCGGACACGAAACAGCTGACAGGAACCAGGAAGTGGACAGGAAAGGCCGGCGCTCTGTTCGGAGGGAAGGACAAAAACAAAGACACACCCCCTAGACCTCCCATGGGGGGAGGcgaggggggggtggagggaggagggaagggtgCAGGAGGGGGAGTAGGGGAGCAGCTAGCGAGTTTCAGCGAGGCGTCTGTCTCTGCGTCTCGGCTCACGTGGGCCAGTGTGGTCTTGGCGGGGCTGGCccacggctgtgtgtgtgttctgacgcGCCTGGCCGCCTCACGCTTTAACCTCCCACCCTTAACTCTCCTCTTGGTACGATCCGTCCTCCAGCTGCTCTATGGGACTGTACCAATGAAACGGGCGGAGACGGCCTTTGGCTCAAAGGGCTATCGGCGGAAGCTGCTCCTGTACGGTCTGACTCACTCCTTCTCCCTCTGCTGCGCTTACTCGTCCTTATCCTTTGTCTCCCTCGGCGACGACGAGGCCATGTTGACAACCTGGCGCCTGGCGACCACCGTCCTGTCGGCCACTCTGGCGTTGTTGCTCCTGGACGAGCGGCTGGGATTGGTGGACCTGGTCACCGTAGCGACAGGCGTgttaggactgggtctggtgctaGTTCCTAACCCAACAGGGCTGGATCAGAACAACAACGGGACCGGGTCAGGGATGCCCAATGGGGGGACACCGGCACAACAGTCGGCCCAGTTCTGGCGGGAAGCGTTTGGTTGGTCCCTGACTGTTCTCGCAGGACTATGGATGTCTCTGGCTCTAGTAATGTACCGCTCTCTGAAGGAACGGGTCAGTGTCGGCACCGCTCTGTTCACTGTCAGTTGGACCGGCTGTCTGAGCACCGCAGTCTCCATGCTTCTCCTCCAACAGGGGCCAGTGTGGCCGGCCAGTCTCCAGGCTTGGTGCGTCGTCCTGGGGGTAGCTGTGTGCTCTGCTGGGGGGTTCGTGGGGGTGACCAATGGCCTCACCCGACTTCACCCAGCTTTGGTGTCGGCTACTCAGGGTCTGGAAGTACCGGTCGCTATGATGCTGGAGATCGCTGTTGTGCCATTGGTTCCCTCAGTGTGTGAGGTCATagggggtgtggtggtggtggcgagCGTGGGTTGGCTTGTTACAGTGAAGCTCCTCCCCTCTCGAGGAAGTGggaggaaacagagagaagagTATGAAGAGATCCTGGACTCACcaattaaataa